CGACGGAATGGTCTCGTAGAACGCGAGCCGCTGAGCGGCGGCGGCGCGGGCCGCGTCGGCATCGTCGTCGACAAGGGTCGGCACCATCGCCACCACGCGGGGTTGCGGCCGGCCCGCCGCCGTGGCCGCCGCCGCGATCGTCGGCACGATGAACTCGCCGACGGTGCGGGGGCCGGCCAGATACGGCAGCGTCCCGTCTGCCAGTTCACCGGTCACCCGAAGGGCTTTGGGCCCCATCGCCGCGACGTACACCGGTACCGGAGCGCCGCCGGGCACATGCACGGGCCACTCCGGATTCGCGGTGAACTCCCTGCCGTGGAAGTCGACGGCGCCGTCATGAAAGATCGCGCGAAGCACCTGCAGGTGTTCACGTAGTCGACCCACCGGATCGGACCACTCCGTGCCGAACGCCCGATGCTCCGGCGCGTGCGATCCCAGCCCGAGCCCCAACGTGAAGTTGCCGTGGGTGCCCGCCTGAGCGGTCTGCGCTGCCGAGGCGACCAGCAGCGGGTGGCGGGGATTGATCGGCACCACCGAGGTGCCCACGCCGAGTCCGGGTACCGCCGCCCCGATCAGCGCTGCCAGCGTGACGGCGTCGACGTCGAACTGTTGGGCCAGCCAGAGTTGGCGGACCCCGCTGGCATGAGCGTTGCGGGCCTGCGAGATCGCGGCATCGACGACGTTGGGGGCGGACGGGTTCAGGGCGAGGACGACTCCGGTGGGCATATCGGCACGAACCGCCGCGACCACGTCGGCTATTCCGTTCCGGTCATGCTGCGCGATACCCGTGACACGCGGACCGCACCGTCTACGTGCGGCGTGCGTTGCTCATGACGCGCTGACGCAGCCGCTCGATGGCGACGTCGAGAACCAGTTTCCTGGCGCGTTTGATGAGGAAGTCCGGGATCGGCATCACGACGTCGACGATGATGTCGAACCGCACCCGTGTCTTGTCGACCTCGGGCGTCAGGTTGTATTCGACGTGCTGCCCCCGCTGCTGCAGATTGGGTTCGGCATCCCACACCATCCAGTGGTCGCCCCAGTGGTACTCGAGCTGCTCCTTGTCGGTGATGCCCAGCAACCGCATGGTCGCGTTGACGTGATGCGGCCTGCCGTCGGGATAGCGGTCGATGACCTTGACCCGGCGGTGCAGCACCGACCAGGACGGCAGCGCTTCGACATCGGCGAGCACCTCCATGATCGCCTCCGGTGAGGCGTCGAAGACCACCTCGCGTGATGCCTGCACGGCCACGTCTCCAAATCTAGCGAAGCGTGCCGCCGGAGGCTGTGATTCTTCGATGCGAGCCGGTCAGCAAATGATCAGCCGCGTTGCCTCGCCACGATCACGGGCGCGGTGGACGAATGGACCACCGTGGAACTGACCGAGCCGAGCAGCAGCCCGGTGAATCCGCCCCGCCCCCGGTTGCCGACCACCACCAGTTGTGCGGTTTCCGCCTGGGCCAGCAGTTGCCGGGCCGGTTTGTCGGGCATGACCACCCGCCGCACCGCGACGTCGGGATACCGCTCGCCCCAGCCGGCCAGCTGTTCGGCCAGCGCGCGCTCGGCCTGAGGGCTCAGATCGTCCCACTTGACGTCGGGGAATTCGGCGTTCAGATCGGTCCAGGTGTGGACCACCACGAGTTCGACCCCGCGCCGCGAGGCCTCGTCGAAGGCGATCTCGGTGGCGAGTTCGGAGGCAGGCGAGCCGTCGACCCCGACCACCACGGGCGCCGTCGCAGGGCGTTCGTTCTCGGGGATCACCGCCACCGGACCGTGCGCATGGTGCGCCACGCTCGAGCTCACCGAGCCGAGCAGCCGCCGTCCCCACTTACTCAGGCCGCGGGAGCCGACGACCACCAGGTCGGCACGCCGCGAGTATTCGATCAGGGTGGCAACGGCGTGCCCGGGTACCGCCTTGTCCACGATGCGCAGCGTCCCCGTCCCGGCAGTCGCCTCCACAGCGACCCGGCGTGCTGCGTCGAGTGCTTCCCGTCCCTGCTGGTCCTGGAAATCCCAATAGTCCTGCGGCAGGGCAACATCGAGCCAGATCGGCGACATCGCGCCGGGCAGCGCATACACCAGCGTGAGCTGGACGCCACGCAAGACCGCGTCGCGCGCAGCCCACGCGACCGCGGCGTCCGACGACGGCGACCCGTCGACTCCGACGACGATGCCGTGCCGTACGTCGTGTTCACTCATCCGAATCTCCTTGGGACGCGCGGCAGATGATCACCGGGACGGGGCTGTGGTGCAACAGGTTCAGGCTCGTCGAGCCCAGCAGCACGCCGGCCAGCGCGTTGCGGCCCCGCGACCCCACCACCACCAGGCCCGAATCCGCCACATGCTTCAACAATGCCTTACCGGGCGATTCCGGCTCGACGAAACACTTGGCGTCGACGCCGGGGTGACGCCGGTTGTGGCTGTCGACGGTCTCGGTCAGCGCCACCAGTTCGGCGGACTCGACGCCGTCCCAGTCGATCAGCAGCGGGATGCTCACGCCGGTCTCGACCGGCGCGGTCAACGACAACGACCGCACCGCGTTGATCGCCAGACCGAACCTATCCGCGAACTCGAATGCCGTACTGAGCGCTTCCTGCGCGGCGGGGCTGTCGTCGACCCCGACGACCACGGGGCCGTCACCCGGCGACACGGACTCCCCTCGGTAGGCGACCACCGGGCACGCGGACCGCGTAGCCACGGACAGCGCCGTCGAGCCGAGCAGCAGGGCGGCGGCCGGGGTGACCGTCTTCCCGCCGAGCACGACCAGCCGTGCATCGCGGCTGGCCTCGATCAGCACCTGGTCGGCGGATTCGTTGAACGACACCGTGGACACCGTCAGGTCGGGACGATCGGCCCGCACGGCCTGCTCGGCGGCCTTCAGAAACGCCTGGGCCATATCGCGCTGATAGGACATCATCGCCGCCGTCAGGGCGGCCGCGGTCTGGGTCAGGTTGCGCCCG
The genomic region above belongs to Mycolicibacterium sp. HK-90 and contains:
- a CDS encoding LLM class F420-dependent oxidoreductase; protein product: MPTGVVLALNPSAPNVVDAAISQARNAHASGVRQLWLAQQFDVDAVTLAALIGAAVPGLGVGTSVVPINPRHPLLVASAAQTAQAGTHGNFTLGLGLGSHAPEHRAFGTEWSDPVGRLREHLQVLRAIFHDGAVDFHGREFTANPEWPVHVPGGAPVPVYVAAMGPKALRVTGELADGTLPYLAGPRTVGEFIVPTIAAAATAAGRPQPRVVAMVPTLVDDDADAARAAAAQRLAFYETIPSYQKVIAREQISSVAELAAVGSPAQVRTQLQRYLDAGATDVVLSPIRTEPEDLAALWAVAATLP
- a CDS encoding SRPBCC family protein, coding for MAVQASREVVFDASPEAIMEVLADVEALPSWSVLHRRVKVIDRYPDGRPHHVNATMRLLGITDKEQLEYHWGDHWMVWDAEPNLQQRGQHVEYNLTPEVDKTRVRFDIIVDVVMPIPDFLIKRARKLVLDVAIERLRQRVMSNARRT
- a CDS encoding universal stress protein, producing the protein MSEHDVRHGIVVGVDGSPSSDAAVAWAARDAVLRGVQLTLVYALPGAMSPIWLDVALPQDYWDFQDQQGREALDAARRVAVEATAGTGTLRIVDKAVPGHAVATLIEYSRRADLVVVGSRGLSKWGRRLLGSVSSSVAHHAHGPVAVIPENERPATAPVVVGVDGSPASELATEIAFDEASRRGVELVVVHTWTDLNAEFPDVKWDDLSPQAERALAEQLAGWGERYPDVAVRRVVMPDKPARQLLAQAETAQLVVVGNRGRGGFTGLLLGSVSSTVVHSSTAPVIVARQRG
- a CDS encoding universal stress protein, giving the protein MTSSDAPVVVGIDGSDGALNAARWAAAVADRFGAPLRIVHALPSVGRNLTQTAAALTAAMMSYQRDMAQAFLKAAEQAVRADRPDLTVSTVSFNESADQVLIEASRDARLVVLGGKTVTPAAALLLGSTALSVATRSACPVVAYRGESVSPGDGPVVVGVDDSPAAQEALSTAFEFADRFGLAINAVRSLSLTAPVETGVSIPLLIDWDGVESAELVALTETVDSHNRRHPGVDAKCFVEPESPGKALLKHVADSGLVVVGSRGRNALAGVLLGSTSLNLLHHSPVPVIICRASQGDSDE